GGAGGCTGCCTGGGGGAGGAAGAGGTGCTGGGAGAGATGGAAAGGCAGTCTCTTTGACCTGTGAGACAGGTATTGCCTTCAAGCCGAGCTACCCAGTGGCAATCCGGTCAGATCAAGCCTGGTGGGCCTTGCTGGGCACAGGGGCTGGTTGCTAGGACTAGGCTTGGGGGAGGAAGCCTGGAGAGGGCTTCAAGACGTTTTCTTTCTCATTGGGGCAGGCCACCTACCGGGTCAATCGATAGGATACTCAAACTTTATCAGCAAGAGGCCTGTCTTCCGGGCTGGGAGGCAGGACTCCTTGATTTACTTCTCCGCTCTGTTGGGAATTGGCTTGACAGCTTGGGCAAGACCCTTCACCCCTCGGGGTTTGGGTGCCCCCAATTGTCAAAGGGCCACAAGCATCTTGTTCTTGCCCAATCCCGTCTCTTGGGCCAGGGCTGCTGATGGGTGAGTTTCTGCATCAGATAAGGTTCTTTagagagaggctggggagaggcgGCCTGGGAGCCGGGAGGTGAATGACAAGAAGGAGGGGGGTTACAGCGGAGGCCGTGGAGGTGAGGGGGGCAGGAGAAGAGGcgccagggaggacagaggagccaTTGTGCAGACTGGAACCCGGGCCAGAGGGCTTTGcccttcacctccctcccactGGGCCCCCGGAGGCCGGATAAAGAGCCCAAAAGGCTGCCCCGCCTCCCCTCGCCCGCAAGGTTTCTGGTCAACCCCGCCTCCACCCGACTCCCTGCGACTCCGGCGGGGCTccagcctggggcgcctggaggAAGCGCGGGACCCTGTAGCAGGCGAGCTCTCTCACCATGGACTCATGCACAGccacctcttcccttccctgtgcctcagtttcccaccagACTCCAAGGTTTAAAGCAGCAGCTCTTCAGGCctgatgggggaagggggaggctggCCTGGCCTTCTCCGTAGCCACCTCCCTCCAAGGCCgagatctcagggggaaaaaagcgCGTCCCGCTTTTTCGAAAGCGCCTAATCCAGACTTAGACCCTAGCCTGCGccggaggggaagagaggggacgGAAGGgcgggaaggggaggaggggagcaggggggaggggcgggtgggctGGATCAGGTCCTCAGGCTCCCGCACTGAGCCGCCTCCTCCGCCGCCGCTCGCGTCCCCGCGTCGCGTGACCGCGGCACTGCGGCTGCAGCGCTGCCCTTCCCGTGCCGGTTTCCTGCGGAGTGGGGGTGGCGGGCCCGGAGGTTCAAGACCAGACCGCGGCCGCGGCGCTGCGAGAGGGTGATGGCGCTCCGGCTCCCTCCCCACGTTCTTAGTTTTACGGAGTTTCTCGACCCTCGAGCGCATCGCTGAGTCACTTTCTCGGAACGCGCTCGGGACGCTCGGGACCCAGCCAGGGCCGCCCGGGGGCCGCGCAAGGCGGAAGCGCGCACCGCTGCGACGCGCGCCGAGCCGCGGGTCCCCGGGCCCGCGCCTCCCTCCTAGCCCGCGACCGCGGGCTCCGCCCCCCCGGGTGCCGGGAAACCGGGACCCGCTGCCTGCGTTCCCCGGAAGAGACCCCGCGGAGGCGTGCCCGAGTTGCGACTTTCGGGGGCGTTGACAAGTGCCAGGTGTGCGTGGGCCGCGTGGCTGCGGGTGCGGGCGCGCGAGCCCGCAGCAGCCTGGGCCCGGACCACCTCCGCCCGCTACAGGCTAACGTTAGGCCCTTCCTAACTCTGGCCTCACCTGGTCAGGGCGCCTAGTCGGCTTTGACCCCTTCCTCCTCCGGGTCTCCGCAGATAACCCCCCCCCGGGGACTCAACTCGAGTTGGTCGCGGACACGTTCAGGTCAGACACTTTCTcctgatatgtatgtatatctctCACGCACGCACTGACACGCGCTCCCCGCTCTGCCTCCGTCGAAGTGAAGGTTCCCCCGGCGCGCTTGCATTTTCCCACTGAGCCAGGGGAGGCGGCGGGGGACACTCCGCCGCGGTTTGGCTCTCCAATCCCGACGGGGACCCCTAGACCTTATTCACACCTCACGGAGGGTGAGGGGCGTGGGCCTGGATCGCCTGCTGCGGGACGGCTTCTCTCGCCCCGGTGAGCCTCGATGGTTTCCTCTGGGGAAAAAGATCCAAATTTTAAGGTTCTTGACAAGGCCCCCTCCTCCGGACAgcagccaccccaccccacccccaccccggcgggtcccctgtcccctcccccccgccccccgacggCGCGCCTGACTGCCGTGGGCTCGGTGGCTGCGCGACCGGGCTGCCGCGCCGGGAAGCCAAAAATACTCCTCCGGGGGAGAACGGGCGCGGCAGCAGAGACGCCCCGGCACAGAGGAGGGGTACCCGGTGGGGTCTGGGCCTCGAATGCCGGGGGACTGCGGTGGGGCGCACGAAGGGGGAAGATCCCAGGGCGGCAGGTCGCAGCGTGCGGGGGCAGCCGAGGGTCTGCCCGGAGCGCTGAGCCGCGCGCGCCTGGAGCCCCACAGGGGCGGCTCGGACTTCGGGCGGCGCGGCGAGTTCGCGCGGGGCCCGCGCTGCGCGTTCACCCTTGCGCGTCCGGGACTCTGAGCTCGCGGCCGCCGCTCGTGGCCGGACCCCGGGCTCTGCGCCTCGCCGACTCCAGCCGGGCCGCGGCGCCGCCTTCTCGCCGGTCGCCCAGTCTGAGCagcgggcgcgcgcgcgcgggcgCGTGGCCGGGCCCCGAGATCCGGCCAAGCGTCAGCGCGGGGCCGAGCCGCGGGGGCCGACAGTGCGGGAGGCCGGGGGCGGGCAGGCCCTGGCCGCGCCAGGCGCCGGTTCCACCCCCGGGAGCGCGGGGGAGCGCGGGGTGTGGCCAGGCCGGGCGCAGAGGCACAGCGCCCTCCCAGCGCGGCGGCGCCTGGCGGCGAAGTTGAGCTAAAAGTTTGAGGCCAGAGGCAGCGAGGCCGTGGAGTCAGCGTTAGTCCGGCGCTCCGGTCGTCGCTCAGACGTGAGGCTGAGCCCGGGACGAGCCGAGTTCCGCCCTAGGCCACTGTAGGGAACGGAGGTGGCGCCTCCCCAGCCAACCGGACCGACTGGGTAGGGCCGCCCGCCCTGCCTTCTCGCCGCTCGTGGCTCCTGGGCGCCCACTCGGCGCTCGGCTGAGGGAGGCGACGGCCGGCCGCGGGGCTCGGGCTCGGCCCTCGCGCGGCCCCGGCGCGGCTCCCACGGGCAAGGCGCGCGTCCGGGCAGCGTCGCGGGGCCTCGGGAGGCGCGCGCGGCGACCCCCGCCGCTCTGCAGCTCGCGGTTGTGGCCCCGGCCCGCCGGGGTGGCTCGGGGCGGCGGTCGCTCGCGCCCAACTTCGCGCCCCGCGATGCCCGCTCACGTTCTGGGATTTTTACGCAACTGGACTCCCGTCCCTCTGGCAGTCCCCGGGGGGTGAGGAGCTGGTGCGACCGAGAGAGCCACGGGGCTGTGCCTCATCGTCGGGCCGGAACCCGAGGCCCCCAGGGAGGAGAGTCCCCAGGAAGAGAGACCTTTCGCCTCTGAGagtggaggggcgggggtgggggggctcagttCTAGGACGGGAGCGCCCTTGGTGGCGCCAGACCTCGGCTCTCTGGACCTCTCGGAGGACTAGGCGATGCCAGAGAGCGCGGCTCCCCGCGCGCGGCCCGAGGATCTAGCTGGGCGCTGCCCATCTCTGGGGGCCGCCCGGGACTCCGCCAGCgctgtctcctctccctcagaTCCCGCAGCCGCAGGGGATGACGCCGGTACCTCCGCGGCCCCGACTCCGGGCGGGAAGGGCGAGCCCCTCAGCCCGCACCGCGTCGCCCGCCTGGGCGGCACCGATAAGGAGCTGAAGGCAGGAGCCGCCGCCGCGGGCAGCCCCCCAACAGCGCTGGGGACGCCCTGGCAGCGGGAGCCGCGGGACGAGGTTATGGATCCAGGTTTGTGGGgtcccgggggggtgggggaggggctgagggtgggTGGCCCTTCCGCCCTTGCCAGGAAGAATGGCCAGAGTCAGCTGGGCAAAAAAAGAAGGGGCTGGCTGGGGGACAGTCGAAACACTTTTCCCGACGAGGCCAGAAGCTGGCGGGGTCTGAGCCAAGAGCCGGGGTGGCAAGGGCACCGTGCTCCCTCCCGCTCCTGGAGCTCCCCCCCTGGAAGGCCGCTGCCTCTGGCGGGGATCTGTTGGATCAGTTACCGGGGGGAGTTCATCAGGCCCCACGTTTCCACCCCAAGTACCCCTTTTGTGATCCGCGGCCCCCTAGTGGCCGGTTGGGGACGCGGtcttttggggtttgtttttacagcgggcggcggcgggagcCTGCTGCCCGAGCGGTGCCGCGTGCTGGTCCTGTTAAACCCGCGCGGAGGCAAGGGCAAGGCGCTGCAGCTCTTCTGGAGCCACGTGCAGCCCCTGCTGGCCCAGGCCGGCATCTCCTTCACGCTGATGCTCACTGGTGAGTGCCTCCCCGAGGGGTGGCAGGGAGCAATCCCAGCCACTGTCCCCCATACATACCCTCGGGGCCACCCCGTCTCTCCACAGAGCGTCGGAACCACGCTCGGGAGCTGGTGCAGGGGTTGGAGCTGGGGCGCTGGGACGCGCTGGTGGTCATGTCTGGAGACGGGCTGATGTACGAGGTGAGGCCCGCCCCAAGAGACTGGGtgtgggtggtggggggcggggtgctcCCCAGGCTGAGGCCACCCGTGCTCCAACAGGTGGTGAACGGGCTCATGGAGCGGCCCGACTGGGAGACTGCCATCCGGAAGCCCCTGTGTAGCCTCCCAGCTGGCTCCGGCAACGCACTGGCAGCTTCTTTGAAC
The sequence above is drawn from the Lynx canadensis isolate LIC74 chromosome E1, mLynCan4.pri.v2, whole genome shotgun sequence genome and encodes:
- the SPHK1 gene encoding sphingosine kinase 1 — its product is MTRRRGVTAEAVEFYGVSRPSSASLSHFLGTRSGRSGPSQGRPGAAQGGSAHRCDARRAAGPRARASLLARDRGLRPPGCRETGTRCLRSPEETPRRRARVATFGGVDKCQVCVGRVAAGAGARARSSLGPDHLRPLQANPGRGAAFSPVAQSEQRARARGRVAGPRDPAKRQRGAEPRGPTVREAGGGQALAAPGAGSTPGSAGERGVWPARDEPSSALGHCRERRWRLPSQPDRLDPAAAGDDAGTSAAPTPGGKGEPLSPHRVARLGGTDKELKAGAAAAGSPPTALGTPWQREPRDEVMDPAGGGGSLLPERCRVLVLLNPRGGKGKALQLFWSHVQPLLAQAGISFTLMLTERRNHARELVQGLELGRWDALVVMSGDGLMYEVVNGLMERPDWETAIRKPLCSLPAGSGNALAASLNHYAGYEQVTNEDLLTNCTLLLCRRLLEPMNLLSLQTASGLRLFSVLSLSWGFIADVDLESEKFRRLGELRFTLGTFLRLAALRVYRGRLAYLPAGRGVPGVPASPAVDRQDQQGPTDAHLVPLEEPVPAHWTVVPEQDFVLVLALLHSHLGSEMFAAPMGRSAAGTMHLFYVRAGVSRATLLRLFLAMEKGRHLEQACPYLVYAPVVAFRLEPKDGKGVFAADGELLVSEAVQGQVHADYIWMVSGCVEPPPGQKPRRGSPPEKPL